One genomic window of Ruminococcus gauvreauii includes the following:
- a CDS encoding MgtC/SapB family protein, with protein sequence MQDFLLQQGDYLLRIFIATLCGLSIGLERESNLKLAGVRTYSIVAMTSSIMMIVSKYGFFDVLIHNSISLDPSRIAAGVVTAIGFLGAGVIFTRKMNVSGLVTAAGIWATVGIGSAIGAGMYLIGIVSTAFFLILQLCYRKIPIIGQTPIVERIVLIIEEDEDLPSLLHRIFTQKKIKISSVNAARVGNARLNIELYVKFPTSYKIEDIVALLKDNPEIISIDV encoded by the coding sequence ATGCAGGATTTCTTATTACAACAGGGTGATTATCTGCTTCGCATTTTTATCGCTACGCTATGCGGCCTCAGCATCGGCCTGGAACGGGAAAGCAATTTAAAACTGGCCGGAGTACGTACGTACTCCATCGTTGCCATGACGTCTTCCATCATGATGATCGTGTCCAAATATGGATTCTTTGACGTACTTATCCATAACAGTATCTCTCTCGATCCATCACGAATCGCGGCAGGAGTTGTGACAGCCATTGGTTTTCTGGGAGCAGGTGTGATTTTTACGCGTAAAATGAATGTCAGCGGACTGGTGACCGCCGCCGGTATCTGGGCAACCGTAGGGATCGGAAGCGCTATCGGTGCCGGTATGTATCTGATCGGCATCGTCAGTACAGCTTTTTTCCTGATCCTCCAGCTGTGCTATCGGAAAATTCCTATAATCGGACAAACACCAATCGTTGAACGAATCGTACTGATTATCGAGGAAGATGAGGACCTTCCTTCCCTCCTTCACCGGATTTTCACTCAGAAAAAAATCAAAATTTCCAGTGTAAATGCTGCACGTGTCGGAAATGCCCGGCTAAACATCGAACTGTATGTCAAATTTCCCACTTCCTATAAAATTGAGGATATTGTGGCATTACTAAAAGATAACCCGGAAATTATTTCCATCGACGTTTAA
- a CDS encoding response regulator transcription factor — MDLYDCRILLVDDNRELLKMIEEILEKGGYRNISSAVSCAQARQMFERVQPDMAILDIMLPDGDGFTLFREFREKRNMPILFLSARDEDNDRLFGLGLGADDYITKPFLPRELLLRIGAILKRTYFYQNEMHAEPKTLMLGEREVNFENATVCFGTETISLTAKELLLLNKLNDNRGNIVTFDALCQTAWGDHYYGYENTLMVHIRHLREKIEEDPSHPRWLLTARGLGYRLAK; from the coding sequence ATGGATTTGTATGACTGCAGGATACTGCTGGTAGATGACAACAGGGAATTGTTAAAGATGATAGAAGAGATTCTGGAAAAGGGAGGCTACCGGAATATATCCTCTGCTGTGTCCTGTGCACAGGCGCGGCAGATGTTCGAACGTGTACAGCCCGATATGGCAATTTTGGATATCATGCTGCCTGACGGGGATGGATTTACGCTGTTTCGGGAATTCCGGGAAAAGAGAAATATGCCGATTTTATTTTTATCTGCCAGAGACGAGGATAATGACCGGCTGTTCGGCCTGGGGCTTGGAGCTGATGATTATATCACGAAGCCGTTTTTACCGCGCGAGCTGCTGCTCAGGATTGGAGCAATTTTGAAAAGGACATATTTTTATCAGAATGAAATGCATGCGGAACCGAAAACACTGATGCTGGGGGAACGTGAGGTGAATTTTGAAAATGCCACGGTATGTTTCGGGACAGAGACGATCAGTCTGACAGCCAAGGAACTGCTGCTGTTGAATAAGCTGAATGATAACAGAGGCAATATCGTCACATTTGATGCACTGTGTCAGACTGCCTGGGGAGACCATTACTATGGATATGAGAATACACTGATGGTGCATATCCGGCATCTGCGGGAGAAAATCGAGGAAGATCCGTCACACCCGAGATGGCTGTTAACTGCCCGGGGGCTGGGGTATCGTCTGGCAAAGTAG
- a CDS encoding sensor histidine kinase — translation MSSLAKIIRKYIFTAALIAVVVLVMNSSVLIFLGSQVSKEDKMAGLTRNQMDAVSQELKYINGTYEMSDKGYEILESASLVWAMLIAKDGRAVWSWRLPDEIPEYYTLADVSVLSKWYLKDYPVRTWKYGDGIMVYGCDKDSIMRINGTYSLRILESVPYNVVCIIVINLALILILALLFGYRFFRALKPITDGIESLSRNESISLAERGIADGLAKKLNQTSRILEEQNQQLAKRDHARTNWISGVSHDIRTPLSLIMGYADTLVRDHSMGEEQKKKAVSIQRQSLMIKKLIDDLNLTSKLEYDAQPLRLQRYSPSQLLRELVTSYYNDGLPDDYSIELDVKREVESVMLNGDTALLNRGFQNLIGNSIRHNAGGCSIHIQMRLCSQGLEVLFGDSGAGIPAAVIKTLNSQKTDPEKHPHVMGLRVVRQIIAAHNGLMEFIRKSSGNYEVRIILPEQL, via the coding sequence GTGAGCAGTTTGGCCAAGATTATCCGAAAATATATATTTACAGCTGCTCTGATTGCTGTTGTGGTGCTGGTGATGAACAGCAGCGTGTTGATTTTTCTGGGCAGCCAGGTGTCAAAAGAAGACAAAATGGCAGGGCTGACGAGAAATCAGATGGATGCCGTCAGTCAGGAGCTGAAGTATATCAATGGGACATATGAAATGTCAGATAAGGGTTATGAAATTCTTGAAAGCGCGTCGCTTGTATGGGCAATGCTGATTGCCAAAGACGGACGCGCAGTATGGAGCTGGCGTCTCCCGGATGAAATACCAGAGTATTATACATTGGCAGATGTTTCTGTGCTGAGTAAATGGTATCTTAAGGATTATCCGGTGAGAACCTGGAAATACGGGGATGGAATCATGGTCTACGGCTGCGATAAAGACAGTATCATGCGGATTAACGGCACATACTCTCTTCGTATTTTAGAATCCGTACCATACAATGTTGTATGTATCATAGTGATCAATCTGGCGTTGATTCTGATCCTCGCGCTCCTGTTCGGATACCGGTTTTTCCGGGCTCTTAAGCCGATTACTGACGGTATCGAGAGCCTCTCAAGGAATGAGAGTATTTCATTGGCAGAGAGGGGGATCGCTGATGGGCTCGCCAAAAAACTGAATCAAACCTCGCGTATTTTGGAGGAACAGAATCAACAGCTCGCGAAACGGGATCATGCACGTACCAACTGGATCTCGGGAGTTTCACACGATATCCGCACACCGCTTTCTCTGATAATGGGATATGCGGATACGCTGGTAAGAGATCATTCCATGGGAGAAGAGCAAAAGAAGAAGGCGGTCTCCATCCAGCGTCAGAGCCTTATGATTAAAAAGCTGATTGATGATCTGAATCTGACCTCGAAGCTGGAGTATGATGCACAGCCGCTTCGGCTTCAAAGATACTCACCGTCACAGCTACTGAGAGAATTGGTCACCTCTTATTACAATGATGGATTGCCAGATGACTATTCTATTGAACTGGATGTAAAACGTGAAGTCGAATCTGTCATGCTCAATGGTGATACGGCGCTGCTCAACCGCGGATTTCAAAATCTGATCGGAAACAGCATCCGGCATAACGCCGGGGGATGCAGTATTCATATTCAAATGAGACTGTGTTCGCAGGGGCTGGAAGTGCTGTTTGGGGATTCCGGCGCCGGCATACCGGCAGCTGTCATCAAAACACTGAATTCACAGAAGACAGATCCTGAGAAGCATCCGCATGTGATGGGACTCAGGGTAGTAAGACAAATCATTGCGGCGCATAACGGTCTGATGGAGTTTATAAGAAAATCTTCTGGCAATTATGAGGTCAGGATTATACTTCCGGAACAGCTGTAA
- a CDS encoding helix-turn-helix domain-containing protein translates to MIDYSPFWETLKNSNENWYTLTNKHHLSHSTLHRLKHNKDISMKTVNDLCRILHCNISDIARYVPSEDDQLL, encoded by the coding sequence ATGATTGATTACTCCCCTTTCTGGGAAACTTTGAAAAATTCCAACGAAAACTGGTATACCCTAACAAACAAGCATCATCTCTCGCACAGTACACTTCACCGCCTGAAACACAACAAAGATATTTCTATGAAGACTGTCAATGACCTGTGCCGGATTCTGCATTGTAATATCAGCGACATCGCACGTTACGTTCCATCAGAAGATGATCAATTACTCTGA
- the cysK gene encoding cysteine synthase A, translating to MGKVYKNALDLIGKTPLMEIENLAVQEGLKARVLVKLEYLNPAGSVKDRVAKSMIEDAEERGLLKEGFVIIEPTSGNTGIGLAAIAAVKGYRTILTMPETMSVERRNILKAYGAEIVLTDGARGMTGAIEKAEELAAAIPESFIPGQFENRANPRAHMETTGPEIWEDTEGIIDAFVAGVGTGGTVTGIGGYLKEKKGDIKIVAVEPSASPVLSGGKAGPHKLQGIGAGFIPEVLNTEVYDRIMCVENEEAFIAARKLARAEGILVGISSGAALHAALEMARCQEFEDKTIVVLLPDSGDRYYSTPLFTE from the coding sequence ATGGGAAAAGTTTATAAGAATGCTTTGGATTTAATCGGAAAGACGCCGTTGATGGAAATCGAAAATCTTGCCGTGCAGGAGGGACTGAAGGCACGCGTGCTGGTAAAGCTGGAATACCTGAATCCGGCTGGAAGTGTGAAAGACAGGGTTGCAAAGTCAATGATTGAGGATGCCGAAGAGAGGGGGCTGCTGAAAGAGGGATTTGTCATCATTGAACCTACCTCCGGAAATACGGGCATCGGTCTGGCGGCTATAGCAGCAGTGAAAGGTTACCGAACGATTTTGACCATGCCCGAGACGATGAGCGTGGAGCGGAGAAATATCCTGAAGGCATACGGTGCAGAGATTGTGCTTACAGACGGTGCAAGAGGGATGACAGGCGCTATCGAGAAGGCGGAAGAGCTGGCAGCAGCCATCCCGGAAAGCTTCATTCCGGGGCAGTTTGAGAACCGGGCGAATCCAAGAGCTCATATGGAGACGACGGGACCTGAGATATGGGAAGATACAGAAGGTATCATCGATGCATTTGTGGCCGGCGTGGGAACAGGCGGGACTGTTACCGGAATTGGCGGATACTTAAAAGAAAAAAAAGGCGATATTAAAATCGTGGCTGTTGAGCCGAGTGCGTCCCCGGTGCTCTCAGGTGGGAAGGCAGGACCTCACAAACTGCAGGGTATTGGTGCGGGATTTATCCCTGAGGTGCTGAATACAGAGGTTTATGACCGTATTATGTGTGTGGAAAATGAAGAAGCATTTATCGCTGCCAGAAAACTGGCCAGGGCTGAAGGGATTCTGGTTGGTATCTCTTCCGGAGCTGCACTGCATGCGGCACTGGAGATGGCACGATGCCAGGAATTTGAAGACAAGACGATTGTTGTGCTCCTGCCGGACAGCGGAGACCGCTACTACTCAACCCCATTATTTACAGAATAG
- a CDS encoding ABC transporter permease gives MISNSTFFIQQVAAEQRKARRRHLLLFPAGILMILFLWGLWSNKTAAPSDLAQGYTSLLYQLPMMNAIFMPVMVAVIASRLCDMEIKGGTLKLLFTLQRRSSFYNCKLLYGMKYLLIFTLGEVVLILACGQIFHFTEPLRPDLIILNFISTFVVGIVVLIVQQTLSLMSDNQLMPLIVGLGGSFLGLFSMYFPRAVSRFVLWGYFGMFTPLGMDWDPRARVITYFDIPFPTTDFVIFLIAGVIIYLAGITLFLRKEV, from the coding sequence ATGATTTCCAACAGCACATTTTTTATTCAGCAGGTGGCGGCTGAACAAAGAAAAGCCAGGCGCCGCCATCTACTGTTGTTCCCTGCCGGTATTCTGATGATCCTGTTCCTGTGGGGACTGTGGAGTAACAAAACTGCTGCCCCCTCAGATCTTGCCCAGGGCTACACCTCACTGCTCTATCAGCTTCCGATGATGAACGCAATTTTTATGCCCGTCATGGTGGCTGTGATTGCCAGCCGTCTGTGTGATATGGAAATCAAAGGCGGCACATTAAAATTGCTGTTTACGCTCCAGCGCCGTTCATCCTTCTATAATTGTAAATTACTGTACGGTATGAAATATCTTTTGATCTTTACACTGGGTGAAGTCGTGCTGATTCTGGCATGCGGACAGATTTTTCACTTTACAGAGCCATTGCGTCCAGACCTGATCATATTGAATTTCATCTCGACATTTGTTGTCGGTATCGTGGTCCTTATTGTACAGCAAACCCTATCACTGATGTCCGACAATCAACTTATGCCTCTGATCGTCGGACTCGGGGGTTCGTTTCTTGGACTGTTTTCCATGTATTTTCCGCGAGCGGTATCCCGTTTTGTACTCTGGGGTTACTTTGGAATGTTTACACCGCTCGGAATGGACTGGGATCCCAGGGCACGTGTCATTACCTATTTCGATATCCCATTTCCAACCACTGACTTTGTGATATTTTTAATTGCTGGAGTTATCATTTACCTGGCAGGCATCACACTTTTTTTGAGAAAGGAGGTATAA
- a CDS encoding MATE family efflux transporter yields the protein MKELQTRENKMGTMPVNRLLLSMSLPMIISMIVQALYNVVDSIFVSFISENALTAVSMAFPIQNLMISVGAGLGVGINALLSRSLGEKNQEKANQTAVQGIFLVAISFLLFLMFGVFGSSAFMHSQTNISEILESGTIYLTICSSLSFAIFGQMTFERLLQSTGRTMYTMITQGTGAVINIILDPILIFGYLGFPKLGVAGAAIATVFGQFVAFLLAVFFNLRKNTDIQISFRGFRPHARILKEILAVGIPSIIMQAISSVMTFGMNKILFRFSPTAVAVFGAYFKLQSFVFMPVFGLNNGMVPIIAYNYGAGKRDRLIKTIKLSIAYAVGIMLAGLITIQLIPGSLLGMFNASPQMLEIGIPALRIISLSFVFAGYCIITSSVFQALGNGIYSMIVSIVRQIVILLPVAYLFSKTGVLSAVWLAFPIAELASLTLCTMFLLRINKNVIHKIN from the coding sequence ATGAAAGAATTACAAACACGTGAAAACAAAATGGGAACCATGCCGGTCAACCGGCTTCTCCTTTCTATGTCGCTGCCAATGATCATTTCGATGATCGTACAGGCCCTTTACAATGTCGTTGACAGTATCTTCGTCTCATTTATCAGTGAAAATGCCCTGACCGCGGTCTCAATGGCATTTCCGATACAAAATCTGATGATTTCCGTCGGTGCAGGTCTCGGCGTCGGAATTAACGCCCTGCTGTCAAGAAGCCTCGGTGAAAAAAATCAGGAAAAGGCAAATCAGACTGCCGTCCAGGGAATCTTTCTGGTTGCCATAAGTTTTCTGCTGTTCCTGATGTTCGGTGTCTTCGGTTCCTCTGCTTTCATGCACTCGCAGACGAATATCTCCGAAATATTAGAAAGCGGAACCATCTACCTGACAATCTGCAGCTCTCTGTCCTTTGCAATTTTTGGTCAAATGACTTTTGAAAGACTTCTGCAGTCGACCGGACGTACCATGTATACAATGATCACACAGGGAACCGGTGCAGTGATTAACATTATCCTGGATCCCATCTTAATTTTCGGTTATCTGGGCTTTCCGAAGCTGGGGGTCGCAGGAGCTGCAATTGCCACTGTTTTTGGACAGTTTGTTGCGTTTTTGCTCGCAGTATTTTTTAATCTGAGAAAAAACACTGATATTCAGATATCTTTCCGCGGCTTTCGTCCGCATGCGCGTATCCTGAAAGAAATTCTGGCAGTTGGCATTCCTTCCATTATCATGCAGGCTATCAGTTCTGTAATGACCTTCGGAATGAATAAAATACTATTCCGTTTTTCTCCTACAGCGGTTGCAGTGTTTGGTGCCTATTTCAAACTGCAGAGCTTTGTATTTATGCCGGTCTTTGGACTGAACAATGGCATGGTGCCAATTATTGCGTATAACTATGGCGCCGGTAAACGTGATCGTCTGATAAAAACAATAAAACTGAGCATCGCGTATGCTGTTGGTATCATGCTGGCAGGTCTTATTACCATCCAGCTCATTCCGGGTTCCCTGCTTGGCATGTTCAACGCTTCACCGCAGATGCTGGAAATTGGAATACCTGCACTCCGCATCATCAGCTTAAGCTTCGTCTTTGCCGGATACTGTATTATCACTTCCTCCGTTTTTCAGGCACTTGGAAACGGCATATACAGCATGATTGTCTCTATCGTCCGACAGATTGTGATACTGCTTCCGGTAGCTTACTTATTTTCCAAAACAGGAGTACTGTCTGCGGTGTGGCTCGCGTTTCCGATCGCAGAACTGGCTTCCTTAACACTGTGTACCATGTTTCTTCTTCGCATTAACAAAAATGTAATTCATAAGATCAATTAA
- a CDS encoding ADP-ribosylglycohydrolase family protein, whose product MLKGAVIGVAVGDALGVPVEFKRRGSFSVKDMQGYGTHSQPPGTWSDDTSMTIATCASIKRKGIVDCSDIMKCFSDWYETGAYTAGGTVFDIGNTTLQAINRYRNGEVPVNCGIDSVSANGNGSLMRILPLAFMKSTKEEICNVSRLTHAHQISLKACCIYVEIARRLLNRESIKEILLSLSYKAPFNRLNRLETLPEAAIQSSGYVVHTLEAALWCLVNTGTFEQCVLKAVNLGEDTDTTAAVAGGIAGIVYGYESIPRNWVMTLRNRKIIENTLFI is encoded by the coding sequence ATGTTAAAAGGCGCAGTTATTGGTGTTGCTGTAGGAGATGCACTTGGTGTTCCGGTAGAGTTTAAACGCAGAGGCAGTTTTTCAGTGAAAGATATGCAAGGGTATGGGACGCACAGTCAGCCTCCAGGGACATGGTCGGATGACACCAGTATGACAATAGCGACGTGTGCCTCCATTAAACGGAAAGGTATCGTCGACTGTTCTGATATTATGAAGTGTTTCAGTGATTGGTATGAAACAGGTGCATATACTGCAGGCGGAACTGTTTTTGATATAGGAAATACAACCTTACAGGCAATCAACAGATACCGTAACGGTGAAGTCCCGGTCAATTGTGGGATAGATTCTGTCAGTGCTAACGGAAATGGTTCTTTGATGCGTATCCTGCCGCTGGCTTTTATGAAGAGTACAAAAGAAGAGATCTGTAACGTGTCAAGACTGACTCATGCACATCAGATATCACTGAAAGCCTGCTGCATTTATGTGGAGATTGCCAGGAGACTGCTGAACAGAGAATCAATAAAAGAGATACTGTTGTCTTTATCCTATAAGGCTCCTTTTAATCGTCTGAACCGTCTGGAGACGCTTCCAGAGGCTGCCATACAGTCATCGGGATATGTTGTGCACACACTGGAGGCTGCTTTATGGTGTCTGGTAAATACCGGCACATTTGAACAATGCGTGTTAAAAGCTGTAAATCTTGGCGAAGATACCGATACGACGGCCGCGGTCGCGGGAGGTATTGCGGGTATTGTATACGGCTATGAAAGTATTCCAAGGAACTGGGTTATGACGCTAAGAAATAGAAAAATTATTGAAAACACCTTATTTATCTAA
- a CDS encoding ATP-binding cassette domain-containing protein, with product MNTVITTDSLTKRYGNKEVVKELDLKVPEGSIYGFLGPNGAGKSTTLKMVLGLVKPTQGHITIFDKPVTKQNRLEILKNTGSLIESPAYYGHLSGRENLKIICTLKNIPEANIDEVLQVVRMEKQQHKKVRQYSLGMKQRLALAAALLGRPKLLLLDEPTNGLDPAGIHEMRELIISLPARYGMTILVSSHLLGEIDQLATHVGIIDKGELIFQDSLITLHEHSQSRMYLQTTDDNTSLQCLKNAGFPAALKEDRLCLFRTDDRSIAQAVRCVVTEGIGVLRLEEHQMSLEDIFLSLTGRRVSL from the coding sequence ATGAATACAGTAATAACAACGGATTCCCTCACAAAACGATATGGTAACAAAGAAGTTGTAAAGGAGTTGGATCTCAAGGTTCCGGAAGGCAGTATTTATGGCTTTCTCGGGCCTAACGGCGCTGGTAAGTCCACTACCTTAAAGATGGTGCTGGGGCTCGTTAAACCTACACAGGGCCATATTACCATATTTGACAAACCAGTCACGAAGCAAAACCGACTGGAGATTTTAAAAAACACCGGTTCTCTGATCGAGTCACCAGCCTATTATGGTCACTTGTCCGGGCGTGAAAACCTGAAAATTATCTGTACCCTGAAGAACATACCGGAGGCAAATATCGATGAGGTATTACAGGTAGTAAGAATGGAAAAGCAGCAGCACAAAAAGGTCCGCCAATACTCACTCGGAATGAAACAGCGCCTTGCCCTTGCTGCTGCCCTGCTTGGCCGCCCCAAACTTCTGCTTCTTGACGAGCCAACGAACGGTCTCGACCCGGCCGGCATCCATGAAATGCGGGAGCTGATCATCTCTCTGCCCGCACGCTACGGAATGACCATACTCGTATCCAGCCACCTTCTTGGCGAAATCGATCAGCTTGCCACTCATGTTGGAATTATTGATAAGGGGGAGCTGATATTCCAGGACAGCCTCATTACCCTGCATGAACACAGTCAGTCCCGCATGTATCTGCAGACCACAGATGACAACACATCCTTACAATGTCTGAAAAATGCAGGATTTCCGGCAGCCCTGAAGGAAGACCGGCTCTGCCTGTTCCGCACGGATGACCGCAGTATTGCCCAGGCCGTTCGCTGTGTTGTCACAGAGGGAATCGGAGTCCTTCGTCTGGAAGAACATCAGATGAGTCTTGAAGACATATTCTTAAGTCTGACTGGAAGGAGGGTAAGTCTATGA
- a CDS encoding ABC transporter permease, which yields MLIHCIKAENLKLKHSCIWLACLIIPCIPAVMGVFNYLQNLELLKSGWYSLWSQLSLFYASFFYAPLIGLYCSYIWRLEHLNNNWNVLMTTPVTVPCVFLAKLAVILKITLITQLWLCILFFICGKFCGLPGLIPPEIILWLLRGTLAGIAIGALQLLLSMLIRSFSLPIGIALVGSFLGLLINNMGKGIYWPYSLMLIGMNSNKNIDMLAGGIWIFILSILTYSLLSVGTGIQILKRCDIKT from the coding sequence ATGCTCATTCATTGTATAAAAGCAGAGAATCTGAAACTGAAGCACTCCTGCATCTGGCTGGCATGTCTCATCATTCCATGCATTCCGGCTGTCATGGGTGTCTTTAATTATCTGCAAAACCTGGAGCTGCTGAAAAGCGGCTGGTATTCATTATGGTCACAGCTATCGTTATTCTACGCCAGCTTTTTCTATGCTCCGTTAATCGGGCTGTACTGTTCTTATATCTGGCGGCTGGAACATTTAAATAACAACTGGAATGTTCTCATGACCACTCCCGTTACTGTTCCCTGCGTATTTTTGGCAAAACTTGCAGTCATTTTGAAAATCACGCTGATTACCCAGCTATGGCTGTGTATATTGTTCTTTATATGCGGCAAATTCTGCGGACTCCCCGGCTTGATACCCCCGGAAATCATTCTCTGGCTTCTGCGCGGAACACTTGCCGGAATCGCGATCGGAGCCCTTCAGCTCCTGCTTTCCATGCTGATTCGAAGTTTCTCACTTCCAATTGGAATCGCCCTGGTTGGCAGTTTTCTGGGTCTGCTCATTAACAATATGGGAAAAGGAATTTACTGGCCATACTCACTGATGTTGATCGGCATGAATTCTAATAAAAACATTGATATGCTGGCCGGGGGAATCTGGATCTTTATTCTGAGCATTCTGACATATTCTCTGCTGTCTGTCGGAACCGGTATACAGATCCTGAAAAGATGTGATATTAAAACCTGA
- a CDS encoding sensor domain-containing diguanylate cyclase, whose protein sequence is MNDKERMKLYGVWTECLKNMSSGAKAEIVMPEILRLLAEYCASKRAYIYETDENKTNLKLLWVWNNDLTGDITCPLKVGLDDILECAQDGFVFCRDKNGSVKFIGCLLEADSKVIGLLGIEKPRVLSENFFIKHMSYLIAEALDKKRLMQKLETAGSRDALTRLNNRSKYDQTLLEIERKPPGRLGTVFLDINGLKRANDEKGHYYGDQLLMCVGRILKSVFEENAYRIGGDEFVVILPDVEKEEFDAMLAKLRQKIGEEKDVSVSIGSCYRSEQVDAKEQLKRADYLMYQNKSLYYDNM, encoded by the coding sequence ATGAATGATAAAGAACGGATGAAACTGTATGGCGTATGGACAGAATGCCTGAAGAATATGAGCAGCGGTGCGAAAGCTGAGATCGTGATGCCGGAGATACTGCGGCTTCTGGCGGAATACTGTGCCAGCAAGCGTGCGTATATATACGAGACTGACGAGAATAAGACAAATCTGAAACTTTTGTGGGTTTGGAATAATGATTTGACAGGAGATATCACATGCCCACTGAAAGTTGGACTGGATGATATACTGGAGTGCGCGCAGGACGGATTTGTCTTTTGCCGTGACAAGAATGGCTCCGTGAAATTTATTGGCTGTCTCCTGGAGGCAGACAGCAAGGTGATCGGCCTTCTGGGGATTGAGAAGCCACGGGTGTTGTCAGAGAACTTTTTTATAAAACACATGTCATATCTAATAGCGGAGGCATTGGACAAGAAAAGGCTGATGCAAAAGCTGGAAACTGCCGGCAGCCGGGATGCATTGACGAGACTTAATAACCGCAGTAAATATGACCAGACACTTTTGGAAATCGAACGTAAACCTCCCGGGAGACTTGGCACGGTATTTTTGGATATTAATGGTTTAAAACGTGCAAATGATGAAAAGGGCCATTATTATGGTGACCAGCTGCTGATGTGTGTGGGACGAATTTTAAAAAGTGTTTTTGAAGAAAATGCATATCGCATTGGCGGGGATGAATTTGTAGTGATTCTGCCCGATGTGGAAAAAGAAGAGTTCGATGCGATGCTCGCTAAGCTCCGGCAGAAGATAGGTGAGGAGAAAGATGTCAGTGTTTCGATCGGCAGCTGCTACCGTTCTGAACAAGTGGATGCCAAAGAGCAGCTGAAAAGAGCTGATTATCTGATGTATCAGAATAAATCACTGTATTACGATAACATGTAA
- a CDS encoding AEC family transporter: MNHLIISFTVVFPLFLYMLTGFIIRRLGILDTKTFGSLNSMIFKVFIPVMLFINIYESDFTSSLDIPLLLYALLAVIAFYLLLCTIVPKFVRTRPDASVMIQGIYRSNLVLFGITVGTNIYPNRDIGVIAALSAFVVPLYNILSVILFESFRGQKASFRRALKGIVTNPLVIGGVLGILFSLSGVKIPSVFENTLVQMGEMASPFALICLGGMLSFRSMRHHRKKLGVVIAGRLFIVPVIGLAVGILLGYRDVELVGLLAVFASPTAVASGPMAQAMGGNGQLAGEIIATTSAGCIVSIFLLILFLRGFGYVG, encoded by the coding sequence TTGAATCATTTAATTATATCATTTACCGTGGTATTTCCACTGTTTCTCTATATGCTGACCGGGTTTATCATCCGAAGGCTTGGAATCCTTGATACAAAAACTTTCGGTTCCCTGAACAGCATGATCTTCAAAGTTTTTATTCCTGTCATGCTTTTCATCAATATCTATGAATCCGATTTCACGTCCTCACTCGATATTCCGCTTCTCCTCTACGCGCTGCTGGCCGTAATTGCATTTTATCTGCTGCTGTGTACCATTGTGCCTAAGTTTGTCAGGACCAGGCCAGACGCGTCTGTCATGATACAGGGGATTTACCGGAGCAATCTTGTTCTCTTCGGAATTACCGTTGGTACCAATATCTATCCAAACCGCGATATCGGGGTCATCGCTGCGCTTTCTGCATTCGTTGTCCCTCTTTATAATATTCTGTCCGTGATACTGTTTGAATCTTTTCGCGGACAAAAAGCCAGCTTTCGGCGCGCGCTGAAAGGAATTGTAACAAATCCCCTCGTCATCGGCGGAGTACTGGGAATCCTGTTCTCACTCTCCGGTGTAAAGATACCATCCGTTTTTGAAAATACACTGGTTCAAATGGGGGAAATGGCATCTCCATTTGCGCTGATCTGCCTGGGCGGGATGCTATCATTCAGAAGTATGAGGCATCACAGGAAAAAGTTAGGTGTTGTCATTGCGGGGCGTCTGTTTATCGTACCGGTCATAGGGCTCGCAGTCGGGATTCTCCTTGGATATCGTGATGTCGAACTCGTAGGCCTGCTTGCCGTATTCGCCTCTCCCACTGCAGTCGCGTCCGGCCCCATGGCGCAGGCTATGGGCGGCAATGGACAACTCGCCGGCGAAATCATAGCAACAACATCAGCCGGATGTATTGTCAGTATCTTTCTGCTGATTCTTTTTCTCAGAGGCTTTGGTTATGTCGGCTGA